In Streptomyces sp. TLI_146, the genomic stretch CGAAGCGCATGCCCTCGGTGAGCTCGAGCTCCAGACCGAAGGTCTGGGACTCCTCGACCGTGATGACGCCTTCCTTGCCGACCTTGTCCATCGCCTCGGCGATGAGCTCGCCGATCTGGGTGTCGGCGGCGGAGATGGAGGCCGTCGAAGCGATCTGCTCCTTGGTCTCGACATCCTTCGCCTGCTCCAGGAGCGCACCGGAGACGGCCTCGACGGCCTTCTCGATGCCGCGCTTCAGAGCCATCGGGTTGGCGCCGGCGGCGACGTTGCGCAGGCCCTCGCGCACCAGCGCCTGGGCGAGCACGGTCGCGGTGGTCGTACCGTCACCGGCGACGTCGTCCGTCTTCTTGGCGACTTCCTTGACCAGCTCGGCGCCGATCTTCTCGTACGGGTCCTCGAGCTCGATCTCCTTGGCGATGGAAACACCATCGTTGGTGATCGTGGGGGCGCCCCACTTCTTCTCGAGGACGACGTTGCGGCCCTTGGGGCCAAGGGTGACCTTGACGGCGTCGGCGAGCTGGTTCATCCCGCGCTCGAGACCGCGCCGTGCCTCCTCGTCGAACGCGATGATCTTGGCCATGTGAAGTGGTCCTCCCGGACAGGGGTGGCGTTCTTCGTGGACCGTGCCGGTGCCCGCGACGGACGGTCTGCAGTCCTTGTGGTTCCTTGCCCCACCCGGTCTGCGGACCTCACTGACCCGATCCAAGTTCTGTCACTCTCACTCGGAGAGTGCTAACGCCAATGATTAGCACTCGACCCAGGAGAGTGCAAGGCCGTCCCACCCCCGCGGCCCGGTCCCGGCCACCTCCGGGGCGGGCTTCCCGGGCCCCGGACACACACGTGGGGCCCGCATCCATTTACAGAGGATGCGGGCCCCACGGGCCTGTATGCGTCGGTGGCCGATCGCGCCGAGATCAGACGGCGAGCTTGACCATGTCCGCCTGCGGACCCTTCTGGCCCTGCGAGATCTCGAACTCGACTCGCTGACCTTCTTCAAGGGTGCGGTAGCCGTCCATCTGGATCGCGCTGTAGTGGACGAAAACATCCGCACCACCGTCGACCGCGATGAAGCCGTACCCCTTCTCCGCGTTGAACCACTTGACGGTGCCCTGAGCCATGCCTAACTCCCCTATTACTGGCCCTTGCACGGGACCGCACTTCGCGGACCCGGGTCAGACCTCCACCCTCCGACAGGAGAGGGTGTGCGCCGGAACGCGTCGACCGCGGCTGAATGTATCTGCCCAACTGCCCTCTGCAACAGGTCAATCGGACGAGAATTCCGGGCAGGGGTGAAGAGCGGAATGCCGCGAAATTCAGCATTCCGGGGCAAGTCGGGCCGGGCAAAGCGCACTTAAGGAGCAATATGCTCGAACACTTTGACTGCTTCTCGACGCCGGTTCGTCGCGTTCTCATATGCACGTGGCACGCACAACGAAGGGGACTTCCCCACTGTACCGCGCTCAACCACACTGAATTGCCCCCTCCGCTTAGCTTGCGGAGGGGGCAATTCAGGTAACTGTGCGTGCAGCGCGCCGGTGTTCGGCGCCTTTGCTCAGCAGCCGCCGGCGACGGCGGGAATGATCGAGACGCCCGCGCCGTCCGGCGTCGCCGTCTCCAGGCCCTGCTCGAAGCGGACGTCGTCGTCGTTCACGTACACGTTGACGAACCGGCGCAGCTTGCCCTGGTCGTCCAGGACCCGGGCGGCGATCCCGGTGTGGTTCTTCTCCAGGTCGGCGATGACCTCGGCGAGGGTGGCGCCCTCGGCCGCGACTTCGGCC encodes the following:
- a CDS encoding MoaD/ThiS family protein; protein product: MSVNVRIPTILRTYTGGKAEVAAEGATLAEVIADLEKNHTGIAARVLDDQGKLRRFVNVYVNDDDVRFEQGLETATPDGAGVSIIPAVAGGC
- a CDS encoding cold-shock protein, with protein sequence MAQGTVKWFNAEKGYGFIAVDGGADVFVHYSAIQMDGYRTLEEGQRVEFEISQGQKGPQADMVKLAV